In Burkholderia contaminans, the following proteins share a genomic window:
- a CDS encoding cobyric acid synthase has product MNAPEPRPRGTLMIQGTTSDAGKSTLVAGLCRLARRAGARVAPFKPQNMALNSAVTADGGEIGRAQALQALAAGVAPHTDFNPVLLKPTSDRGAQVIIHGKARMNLNARAYHDYKPVAFDAVLESYARLRAGYDTVIVEGAGSPAEINLRDGDIANMGFAERVDCPVVLVADIDRGGVFAHLVGTLACLSDSERARVRGFVINRFRGDLKLLEPGLDWLRAQTGKPVFGVLPYLHGLLLDAEDMLPAQARSAASRGDAGVLRVVVPALPRISNHTDFDPLRAHPQVEFTYWKSGPVPDADLLILPGSKSVQRDLAWLRDAGWDTLIRRHLRYGGKVIGICGGMQMLGRTLDDPLGLEGAPGSVPGLGLLDFDTTLQPDKTLKNVTGHLALPGGATVRGYEIHMGDTHGPALASPALALAADTAQDGTRPDGAVSDDGQILATYVHGLFDSPDACTALLAWAGLDGAERIDYPALREASLERLADSFANHLDLDALYAEFR; this is encoded by the coding sequence ATGAATGCACCCGAGCCGCGGCCGCGCGGCACGCTGATGATCCAGGGCACGACGTCCGATGCCGGCAAGAGCACGCTGGTTGCCGGCCTGTGTCGGCTCGCGCGCCGCGCCGGCGCGCGCGTTGCGCCGTTCAAGCCGCAGAACATGGCGCTCAACAGCGCGGTGACGGCCGACGGCGGCGAGATCGGCCGCGCACAGGCGCTGCAGGCCCTGGCCGCGGGCGTCGCGCCGCATACGGATTTCAACCCCGTGCTGCTGAAGCCCACGAGCGACCGCGGCGCGCAGGTGATCATTCACGGCAAGGCGCGCATGAACCTCAATGCGCGTGCGTATCACGACTACAAGCCGGTCGCGTTCGACGCGGTGCTCGAGTCGTACGCGCGCCTGCGCGCCGGCTACGACACGGTGATCGTCGAAGGCGCCGGCAGCCCTGCCGAGATCAACCTGCGCGACGGCGACATCGCGAACATGGGGTTTGCCGAACGCGTCGATTGCCCGGTCGTGCTCGTCGCCGACATCGACCGCGGCGGCGTGTTCGCGCACCTGGTCGGCACGCTCGCGTGCCTGTCGGACAGCGAGCGTGCGCGCGTGCGCGGCTTCGTGATCAACCGTTTTCGCGGGGACCTCAAGCTGCTCGAACCGGGGCTCGACTGGCTGCGCGCGCAGACGGGCAAGCCCGTGTTCGGCGTGCTGCCGTACCTGCACGGGCTGCTGCTCGACGCCGAGGACATGCTGCCCGCTCAGGCACGCAGCGCCGCCTCACGTGGCGATGCCGGCGTGCTGCGCGTGGTCGTGCCGGCGCTGCCGCGCATCAGCAACCACACCGATTTCGATCCGCTGCGCGCGCATCCGCAGGTCGAATTCACGTACTGGAAGAGCGGGCCCGTGCCCGACGCCGACCTGCTGATCCTGCCCGGTTCGAAGAGCGTGCAGCGCGACCTCGCGTGGCTGCGCGACGCGGGCTGGGACACGCTGATTCGTCGCCACCTGCGCTACGGCGGCAAGGTGATCGGCATCTGCGGCGGGATGCAGATGCTCGGCCGCACGCTCGACGATCCGCTCGGCCTCGAAGGGGCGCCCGGCAGCGTGCCGGGGCTCGGCCTGCTCGATTTCGACACGACGCTGCAGCCCGACAAGACGCTGAAGAACGTGACAGGGCATCTCGCGCTGCCGGGCGGGGCTACCGTGCGCGGCTACGAAATCCACATGGGCGATACGCACGGGCCTGCGCTCGCGTCGCCCGCGCTGGCGCTGGCAGCCGACACCGCGCAGGACGGCACACGCCCCGACGGCGCGGTGTCCGACGACGGCCAGATTCTCGCGACCTACGTGCACGGGCTGTTCGACTCGCCGGACGCCTGCACGGCGCTCCTCGCATGGGCCGGGCTCGACGGCGCGGAGCGCATCGATTATCCGGCGCTGCGCGAGGCATCGCTCGAACGGCTGGCCGACTCGTTCGCCAACCATCTCGACCTCGACGCGCTGTACGCCGAGTTTCGTTGA
- a CDS encoding cobalamin-binding protein gives MNPRMLRRLAPIAQLVALAYAPLVHADVSTRDDAGNAVTLPAPAQRVISLAPHATELVYAAGGGAKLVGTVTYSDYPPAAQAIPRVGDNKALDLERIAALKPDLIVVWRHGNAERQTDALHALHIPLFFSEPKHLDDVASSLRRLGTLLGTQPAADAAAAAYTRDIAALRTRYSARTPVTMFFQVWDRPLMTLNGAHLINDVIELCGGRNVFASLKPLVPTVTDEAVLAANPEAIVTTSAGTTRSDEPLPSLARWRAWPALTAVARNNLFAIDGDLLTRPSPRIAHGAAALCEDLDAARARRPR, from the coding sequence ATGAATCCACGCATGCTTCGCCGGCTCGCGCCAATCGCGCAACTCGTCGCGCTCGCCTACGCACCACTCGTCCACGCCGATGTCTCGACGCGCGACGACGCCGGCAACGCAGTCACGCTGCCGGCGCCCGCGCAGCGCGTGATCAGCCTCGCGCCGCACGCGACCGAACTCGTCTACGCGGCCGGCGGCGGCGCAAAGCTCGTCGGCACCGTCACGTACAGCGACTATCCGCCCGCCGCGCAAGCGATACCGCGCGTCGGCGACAACAAGGCGCTCGATCTCGAGCGGATCGCCGCGCTGAAGCCCGACCTGATCGTCGTCTGGCGGCACGGCAACGCCGAGCGGCAGACCGACGCGCTGCACGCGCTGCACATCCCGCTGTTCTTCAGCGAACCGAAGCATCTCGACGACGTCGCGTCGTCGCTGCGCCGGCTCGGCACGCTGCTCGGCACGCAACCGGCTGCCGATGCGGCCGCAGCCGCCTATACGCGCGACATCGCGGCGCTGCGCACGCGTTACTCAGCACGAACGCCCGTCACGATGTTCTTCCAGGTCTGGGATCGGCCGCTGATGACGCTCAATGGTGCGCACCTGATCAACGACGTGATCGAGCTGTGCGGCGGCCGCAACGTGTTCGCGTCGCTCAAGCCGCTCGTGCCGACCGTCACCGACGAGGCCGTGCTCGCGGCCAATCCGGAGGCGATCGTGACGACCAGTGCCGGTACGACGCGCTCCGACGAACCGCTGCCGAGCCTCGCGCGCTGGCGCGCGTGGCCCGCACTGACGGCCGTGGCACGCAACAATCTGTTCGCGATCGACGGCGATCTGCTG
- the cobD gene encoding threonine-phosphate decarboxylase CobD, whose amino-acid sequence MSDTRIAHGGNLHEAARRHGIPYDAWLDLSTGINPVGYPVPPVPADAWRRLPDDGDGLAACAAQYYHAPDPAHVLPVAGSQAAIRALPALLPAGDAGVAALAYGEYAPAFARHGHRVVALDINADTLPATLRHVIVGNPNNPTAEFVPAERLLAWHAQLAARGGTLIVDEAFADTGATRSLAPHVDRPGLVVLRSVGKFFGLAGIRAGFVLACPDQIVALRDMLGAWTVGGPARHAVAAAFADRAWQAAARERLAADGERLAALLRAHGFAVRATPLFSWTDDPRAAALHAALAACGVWTRHFPIPSSVRIGLPGSEVEWQRLGDALARCVPTLQRQPA is encoded by the coding sequence ATGTCTGACACCCGCATCGCACACGGCGGCAACCTGCATGAAGCCGCGCGCCGCCACGGCATTCCGTACGACGCATGGCTCGACCTGTCGACCGGCATCAATCCGGTCGGCTATCCGGTCCCGCCCGTCCCGGCCGACGCATGGCGCCGGCTGCCCGACGACGGCGACGGCCTCGCGGCCTGCGCCGCGCAGTACTACCACGCGCCCGATCCTGCACACGTGCTGCCGGTCGCCGGTAGCCAGGCAGCCATCCGCGCATTGCCCGCGTTGCTGCCGGCCGGCGACGCCGGCGTCGCGGCGCTCGCGTACGGCGAATACGCGCCCGCCTTTGCGCGCCACGGCCATCGCGTCGTCGCGCTCGACATCAATGCGGATACGCTGCCTGCGACGTTGCGTCACGTCATCGTCGGGAATCCGAATAATCCGACCGCCGAATTCGTGCCGGCCGAGCGCCTGCTCGCTTGGCACGCGCAACTGGCGGCGCGCGGCGGCACGCTGATCGTCGACGAGGCATTCGCCGATACGGGCGCGACACGGTCGCTTGCGCCGCACGTCGATCGCCCCGGACTCGTCGTGCTGCGTTCGGTCGGCAAGTTCTTCGGGCTCGCCGGCATCCGCGCAGGCTTCGTGCTCGCATGTCCTGACCAGATCGTTGCGCTGCGCGACATGCTCGGCGCGTGGACGGTCGGCGGCCCCGCCCGCCACGCGGTCGCCGCGGCGTTCGCCGATCGCGCATGGCAGGCCGCCGCCCGCGAACGGCTCGCGGCCGACGGCGAGCGGCTGGCCGCCTTGCTGCGCGCGCACGGCTTCGCGGTTCGCGCGACGCCGCTCTTCAGCTGGACCGATGACCCGCGCGCCGCGGCACTGCATGCGGCACTCGCGGCATGCGGGGTCTGGACGCGGCACTTCCCGATACCGTCGAGCGTACGCATCGGCCTGCCGGGGAGCGAAGTGGAATGGCAGCGCCTCGGCGACGCGCTCGCGCGCTGCGTGCCGACGCTGCAACGGCAACCCGCATGA
- the panD gene encoding aspartate 1-decarboxylase — translation MQRHMLKSKIHRAAVTHCELHYEGSCAIDEDLLEASGIIENERIDIWNINNGERFSTYAIKGERGSGMISLNGSAARRAQLGDLVIIAAFAMVDEAELQAGWKPKLVFIDDGNKIKGHRDHVPTQNWT, via the coding sequence ATGCAGCGCCACATGCTCAAATCGAAGATCCACCGTGCGGCCGTCACGCACTGCGAGCTGCATTACGAAGGCTCGTGCGCGATCGACGAAGACCTGCTCGAAGCATCGGGCATCATCGAGAACGAACGGATCGACATCTGGAACATCAACAACGGCGAGCGCTTCTCGACGTACGCGATCAAGGGTGAGCGCGGCAGCGGGATGATCTCGCTGAACGGCTCGGCCGCGCGTCGTGCGCAACTGGGCGACCTCGTGATCATCGCAGCCTTCGCGATGGTCGACGAAGCCGAGCTGCAGGCCGGCTGGAAGCCGAAGCTCGTGTTCATCGACGACGGCAACAAGATCAAGGGCCACCGCGATCACGTGCCGACGCAGAACTGGACCTGA
- a CDS encoding autotransporter assembly complex protein TamA, producing the protein MAGQSNQQAHTAHDARARVERNRAGAAARAARVALAGCLAACFALPAHAKYDVDIDAPRSVRKLLKSHLDIARFAKRDDISDDQFDFLVTATPQQVRDLTATAGYFSPVVRTDVRTRDGKRDVRIAVDPGKQTIVSSVDLTFKGPIDTEDPKQEAATRFAFSLKPGDPFTQSDWDGAKGAALRQLQAHRYLGGKIASSEARIDPLTQRAMLAVTFDSGPTFTIGKVDVDGVRRYPEKIVTNVNPLSEGEIYDVQRITELQRQLQNTPYYASVAIDVGDDTAKPERTPVHVKVSEFPYNNIRGGVGFATDTGPHVQGSYTYLDTFGAAWPLTVSGRLDQIQQYGQVQLSMPPGEKGWTNSVLASYTNTNVSDTRIYSARVGAQRTRTGQFIDYSYSLMFYQDRLDQNGAGPTTSRALVPQWAWTRRNVDDPLFPRSGNLIHAEAGFAVKGVLTDQSFIRGYARGQQYLPIGKRDLFVFRAELGGVFTSGSSTGVPASLLFRAGGSNSVRGYGYQSIGNSVDGSVLPTKYLMTGTAEYQHWFNRDWGAATFFDIGTATDAWGERVFYPGVGIGARWRSPVGPINVDVAYGLRNHSVRPYLTLGIAF; encoded by the coding sequence TTGGCGGGGCAGTCGAACCAGCAAGCACACACGGCACATGACGCGCGCGCGCGCGTGGAACGCAATCGTGCCGGCGCCGCGGCTCGCGCCGCGCGGGTGGCCCTCGCGGGTTGCCTTGCCGCGTGCTTCGCGCTGCCGGCCCACGCGAAGTACGACGTCGACATCGACGCGCCGCGCTCGGTTCGCAAGCTGCTCAAGTCGCATCTCGATATCGCGCGCTTCGCGAAGCGCGACGACATCAGCGACGACCAGTTCGACTTCCTCGTGACCGCCACGCCGCAGCAGGTGCGCGACCTGACCGCGACGGCCGGCTATTTCTCGCCGGTCGTGCGCACCGACGTGCGCACGCGCGACGGCAAGCGCGACGTGCGCATCGCGGTCGATCCGGGGAAGCAGACCATCGTGTCGAGCGTCGACCTGACGTTCAAGGGGCCCATCGACACCGAGGATCCGAAGCAGGAAGCCGCGACCCGTTTCGCGTTCTCGCTGAAGCCGGGCGATCCGTTTACGCAGTCCGACTGGGATGGCGCGAAGGGCGCGGCGCTCAGGCAACTGCAAGCGCACCGCTATCTCGGCGGGAAGATCGCGTCGTCCGAAGCGCGCATCGACCCGCTCACGCAGCGCGCAATGCTCGCGGTCACGTTCGACAGCGGCCCGACGTTCACGATCGGCAAGGTCGACGTCGACGGCGTGCGGCGCTATCCGGAAAAAATCGTCACGAACGTCAATCCGCTGTCGGAAGGCGAAATCTACGACGTGCAGCGCATCACCGAACTGCAGCGGCAGTTGCAGAACACGCCGTATTACGCGAGCGTCGCGATCGACGTCGGCGACGATACGGCGAAGCCCGAGCGCACGCCCGTGCACGTGAAGGTCAGCGAATTCCCGTACAACAACATCCGCGGCGGCGTCGGCTTTGCCACCGACACCGGGCCGCACGTGCAGGGCTCCTATACGTATCTCGACACGTTCGGCGCGGCTTGGCCGCTGACCGTGTCGGGCCGGCTCGACCAGATCCAGCAATACGGGCAGGTCCAGCTGTCGATGCCGCCGGGCGAGAAGGGCTGGACCAACAGCGTGCTCGCGTCGTACACGAACACCAACGTGTCGGACACGCGCATCTACAGCGCGCGGGTCGGCGCGCAGCGCACGCGCACCGGCCAGTTCATCGACTATTCGTATTCGCTGATGTTCTACCAGGACCGGCTCGACCAGAACGGCGCGGGGCCGACCACGAGCCGCGCGCTCGTGCCGCAATGGGCGTGGACGCGCCGCAACGTCGACGATCCGCTGTTTCCGCGCTCGGGCAACCTGATCCACGCGGAGGCCGGCTTCGCGGTCAAGGGCGTGCTGACCGACCAGTCCTTCATCCGCGGCTACGCGCGCGGCCAGCAGTACCTGCCGATCGGCAAGCGCGACCTGTTCGTGTTCCGCGCGGAGCTCGGCGGCGTGTTCACGAGCGGCAGTTCGACCGGCGTGCCGGCTTCGCTGCTGTTCCGCGCGGGCGGCTCGAACTCGGTGCGCGGCTACGGCTACCAGAGCATCGGTAACAGCGTCGACGGTTCCGTGCTGCCGACCAAGTACCTGATGACGGGCACCGCTGAATACCAGCACTGGTTCAACCGCGACTGGGGCGCGGCGACGTTCTTCGACATCGGCACCGCCACCGATGCGTGGGGCGAGCGTGTGTTCTACCCGGGTGTCGGCATCGGCGCGCGCTGGCGCAGCCCCGTCGGACCCATCAACGTCGACGTCGCGTACGGGTTGCGCAACCATAGCGTGCGCCCGTACCTGACGCTCGGCATCGCTTTCTGA
- a CDS encoding DoxX family protein produces MNPNRLNDFAATLLRVALGVLYLAHVAQKVFVFTLPGTAQFFASIGLPGWLAYLTTFVELAGGLALLAGFRVRVAALVLLPFMLGATATHLPNGWSFASPHGGWEYPAFWAVTLAVQALLGGGAFALGAREAAVQRA; encoded by the coding sequence ATGAACCCCAATCGCCTCAACGATTTCGCCGCGACCCTGCTGCGCGTCGCGCTCGGCGTGCTGTACCTCGCGCACGTCGCGCAGAAGGTGTTCGTCTTCACGCTGCCCGGCACCGCGCAGTTCTTTGCATCGATCGGCCTGCCGGGCTGGCTCGCGTACCTGACGACGTTCGTCGAGCTGGCCGGCGGCCTCGCGCTGCTTGCGGGCTTCCGTGTGCGCGTCGCCGCACTCGTGCTGCTGCCGTTCATGCTCGGCGCAACCGCTACGCATCTGCCGAACGGCTGGAGCTTCGCGTCTCCGCACGGCGGCTGGGAATATCCGGCGTTCTGGGCTGTCACGCTCGCCGTGCAGGCGCTGCTGGGCGGCGGCGCGTTCGCGCTCGGCGCACGGGAGGCCGCGGTTCAGCGTGCGTAA
- a CDS encoding ParA family protein, whose translation MTVIVVANPKGGVGKSTLSTNLAGYFAAQGAWVALADLDRQQSAHAWLDLRPAGLPPIEAWELDPDAPTKPPRGLEYAVIDTPAGLHGNRLNVALQLADKVIVPLQPSMFDILATQQFLERLAGEKAVRKGSVEVGIVGMRVDARTRSSDQLHRFVEGLGLPVLGYVRDTQNYVQIAAHGLTLWDVAKSRVEKDLEQWRPIVEWAERRAPKAEKAEKAAKAS comes from the coding sequence ATGACGGTGATCGTGGTGGCGAATCCGAAGGGCGGCGTGGGGAAGAGCACGCTGTCCACCAATCTTGCCGGCTATTTCGCGGCGCAGGGCGCGTGGGTCGCGCTCGCCGACCTGGACCGGCAGCAGTCCGCGCATGCGTGGCTCGACCTGCGGCCGGCCGGATTGCCGCCGATCGAGGCATGGGAACTCGACCCGGACGCGCCGACGAAGCCGCCGCGCGGCCTCGAATACGCGGTGATCGATACGCCGGCCGGCCTGCATGGCAACCGGCTCAACGTCGCGCTGCAACTGGCCGACAAGGTGATCGTGCCGCTGCAGCCGTCGATGTTCGATATCCTGGCCACGCAGCAGTTTCTGGAGCGCCTCGCCGGCGAGAAGGCCGTGCGCAAGGGCAGCGTCGAGGTCGGGATCGTCGGGATGCGGGTCGATGCGCGCACGCGCTCGTCCGACCAGCTTCACCGGTTCGTCGAAGGGCTCGGCCTGCCGGTGCTCGGCTACGTGCGCGACACGCAGAACTACGTGCAGATCGCCGCGCACGGCCTGACGCTGTGGGACGTCGCGAAGAGCCGCGTCGAGAAGGATCTCGAACAGTGGCGGCCGATCGTCGAATGGGCCGAGCGCCGGGCGCCGAAAGCAGAGAAGGCGGAGAAGGCCGCCAAGGCGTCCTGA
- a CDS encoding DUF3460 family protein, with protein MPYQSDVTQFLNQLKQQKPTLEEEQRKGRSLLWDKQPIDLEERAEQQESRVKQTSYVYYQNF; from the coding sequence ATGCCGTACCAGTCCGATGTCACGCAGTTCCTGAACCAGCTCAAGCAGCAGAAGCCGACGCTCGAGGAAGAGCAGCGCAAGGGCCGCTCCCTGCTGTGGGACAAGCAGCCGATCGACCTCGAAGAGCGCGCCGAGCAGCAGGAATCGCGCGTGAAGCAAACGTCGTACGTCTACTACCAGAACTTCTGA
- a CDS encoding segregation and condensation protein A, with translation MSAADEASAARQDDAIAAPAGADSTPDTVDGVAAFARLYGEPLFKLPQDLYIPPDALEIFLETFEGPLDLLLYLIRKQNFNVLDIPMAQVTAQYLGYVDQIRTSNLELAAEYLLMAAMLIEIKSRMLLPVKKADTGEEAEDPRAELVRRLLEYEQMKLAAQRLDQLPQLGRDFLRAEVYIEQSVTPRFPDVNSDDLRAAWADVLKRAKLVQHHKISREELSVREHMSLILRRLQNARFMEFAELFDTSRGVPVVVVNFIAMLELARESLLEITQAEPFAPIYVRLAYLPA, from the coding sequence GTGAGCGCCGCCGACGAGGCCAGCGCCGCCCGGCAGGACGACGCGATCGCCGCGCCCGCGGGCGCCGATTCGACGCCCGACACGGTCGACGGTGTCGCGGCATTCGCGCGCCTGTACGGCGAGCCGCTCTTCAAGCTGCCGCAGGATCTCTACATCCCGCCCGATGCGCTCGAGATCTTCCTCGAGACCTTCGAAGGTCCGCTCGACCTGCTGCTCTACCTGATCCGCAAGCAGAACTTCAACGTGCTCGACATCCCGATGGCGCAGGTCACCGCGCAATACCTGGGTTACGTCGACCAGATCCGCACGTCGAACCTCGAGCTGGCGGCCGAGTACCTGCTGATGGCCGCGATGCTGATCGAGATCAAGTCGCGGATGCTGCTGCCGGTCAAGAAGGCCGATACCGGCGAGGAAGCCGAGGATCCGCGCGCCGAACTCGTGCGCCGCCTGCTCGAATACGAGCAGATGAAGCTCGCCGCGCAGCGGCTCGACCAGTTGCCGCAGCTCGGCCGCGACTTCCTGCGCGCCGAGGTCTACATCGAGCAGAGCGTCACGCCGCGCTTCCCCGACGTGAATTCGGACGACCTGCGCGCTGCCTGGGCCGACGTGCTCAAGCGCGCGAAGCTCGTCCAGCACCACAAGATCTCCCGCGAGGAGCTGTCGGTGCGCGAGCACATGAGCCTGATCCTGCGCCGGCTGCAGAACGCGCGCTTCATGGAGTTCGCCGAGCTGTTCGACACGTCGCGCGGCGTGCCGGTCGTCGTCGTGAATTTCATCGCGATGCTCGAACTCGCACGCGAGTCGCTCCTCGAGATCACGCAGGCCGAGCCGTTCGCGCCGATCTACGTGCGTCTCGCGTACCTGCCCGCGTAA
- the panC gene encoding pantoate--beta-alanine ligase: MKVISSIHELRDQLRGQNRTAFVPTMGNLHEGHLSLMRLARQHGDPVVASIFVNRLQFGPNEDFDKYPRTLQDDIEKLQKENVYVLFAPTERDMYPEPQEYRVLPPDDLGGILEGEFRPGFFTGVCTVVAKLMACVQPRVAVFGKKDYQQLMIVRRMCQQLALPVDIIAAETVRDEDGLALSSRNRYLSADERSEAPELAKTLQRIRESVLGGERDLGKLEEMARTHLAGRGWAPDYISIRRRANLIAPDAAQLEAGEPLVVVAAAKLGATRLIDNLEI; this comes from the coding sequence ATGAAAGTCATCAGCTCGATCCATGAACTGCGCGACCAGCTGCGCGGCCAGAACCGCACGGCGTTCGTGCCGACGATGGGCAACCTGCACGAAGGGCACCTGTCGCTGATGCGCCTTGCGCGCCAGCACGGCGACCCGGTCGTGGCGAGCATCTTCGTCAACCGGCTGCAATTCGGCCCGAACGAGGATTTCGACAAGTATCCGCGCACGCTCCAGGACGATATCGAGAAGCTGCAGAAGGAAAACGTCTACGTGCTGTTCGCGCCGACCGAGCGCGACATGTACCCGGAACCGCAGGAATACCGCGTGCTGCCGCCGGACGATCTCGGCGGGATCCTCGAAGGGGAATTCCGGCCCGGCTTCTTCACCGGCGTGTGCACGGTCGTGGCGAAGCTGATGGCCTGCGTGCAGCCGCGCGTCGCCGTGTTCGGCAAGAAGGACTACCAGCAGCTGATGATCGTGCGCCGCATGTGCCAGCAGCTCGCGCTGCCGGTCGACATCATCGCCGCCGAAACCGTGCGCGACGAGGACGGCCTCGCGCTGTCGTCGCGCAATCGCTACCTGTCGGCCGACGAGCGCAGCGAAGCGCCCGAACTCGCGAAAACGCTGCAACGCATCCGCGAAAGCGTGCTCGGCGGCGAGCGCGACCTCGGCAAGCTCGAGGAAATGGCCCGCACGCATCTGGCCGGCCGCGGCTGGGCGCCCGACTACATCTCGATCCGCCGCCGCGCGAACCTGATCGCGCCGGACGCGGCCCAGCTCGAAGCCGGCGAACCGCTCGTCGTCGTCGCCGCCGCGAAGCTCGGCGCGACGCGCCTCATCGACAACCTGGAAATCTGA
- the cobU gene encoding bifunctional adenosylcobinamide kinase/adenosylcobinamide-phosphate guanylyltransferase, which yields MIPHDLTFVLGGARSGKSAHAERLAADSGLPVTYIATATAADAEFAQRIAHHRARRPADWGFADAPVDLAGTLARLDDPHACLLVDCLTLWLTNLLCPADGEPLDDAQYAVQVDRLEHALRGARAKVIVVSNEIGLGVVPLGSVTRRYVDELGRLNQRVAALATRVTLLVAGLPLELKTGAPSC from the coding sequence ATGATTCCGCACGACCTCACCTTCGTCCTCGGCGGCGCGCGCTCGGGCAAGAGCGCACATGCCGAGCGGCTCGCCGCCGACAGCGGCCTCCCCGTCACCTACATCGCGACCGCGACCGCCGCCGATGCCGAATTCGCGCAGCGCATCGCGCACCATCGCGCGCGCCGGCCGGCCGACTGGGGTTTCGCCGATGCCCCCGTCGACCTCGCCGGCACGCTTGCGCGGCTCGACGATCCGCACGCGTGCCTGCTCGTCGACTGCCTGACGCTGTGGCTCACGAACCTGCTGTGCCCCGCCGACGGCGAACCGCTCGACGATGCGCAGTACGCGGTGCAGGTCGACCGGCTCGAGCACGCGTTGCGCGGCGCGCGCGCGAAGGTGATCGTCGTCAGCAACGAGATCGGGCTCGGCGTCGTGCCGCTTGGCTCGGTCACGCGGCGCTATGTCGACGAACTCGGGCGCCTGAACCAGCGCGTCGCCGCGCTCGCCACGCGCGTGACGCTGCTCGTCGCCGGGCTGCCGCTCGAACTCAAGACGGGAGCCCCGTCATGCTGA
- the cbiB gene encoding adenosylcobinamide-phosphate synthase CbiB encodes MLMLSLPVVAMFAVAAVIIDRAIGEPAGWHPLVAFGRLAARIEGALNTGRRGRVVGVAAWVATVVPPVAIAAWLTTALPWPLAAALHIALLWFALGAKSLADHVAPIAAALLRHDLGAARALTARIVSRDTSDADEGALSRAAVESALENGNDAIFGALFWFVVAGGPGALLFRLANTLDAMWGYRTPRFLTFGWAAARLDDALNWIPARLTAASYALLGDTAAAWRCWRTQARHWDSPNAGPVMAAGAGSLNVQLGGPAVYHGEIEDRPALGTGAAATAVHIVAALSLVTRTLALWLALLVASGALAMATHHV; translated from the coding sequence ATGCTGATGCTGTCGCTGCCCGTCGTCGCGATGTTCGCGGTCGCGGCCGTGATCATCGACCGCGCGATCGGCGAACCGGCCGGCTGGCACCCGCTCGTCGCATTCGGCCGCCTCGCCGCGCGCATCGAAGGCGCGCTGAACACGGGCCGGCGCGGCCGCGTGGTCGGCGTCGCCGCGTGGGTCGCGACGGTCGTGCCGCCGGTCGCCATCGCGGCATGGCTCACGACCGCGCTGCCGTGGCCGCTCGCAGCCGCGCTGCACATCGCGCTGTTGTGGTTCGCGCTCGGCGCGAAAAGCCTTGCCGACCACGTCGCGCCGATCGCTGCCGCCTTGCTGCGGCATGACCTCGGCGCCGCCCGCGCGCTGACCGCGCGCATCGTGTCGCGCGACACGAGCGACGCGGACGAAGGCGCGCTGTCGCGCGCGGCCGTCGAATCCGCGCTCGAGAACGGCAACGACGCGATCTTCGGTGCGCTGTTCTGGTTCGTCGTCGCGGGCGGTCCCGGCGCGCTGCTGTTCCGGCTCGCGAATACGCTCGACGCGATGTGGGGCTACCGCACGCCGCGCTTCCTGACCTTCGGCTGGGCCGCCGCGCGCCTCGACGACGCGTTGAACTGGATTCCCGCGCGCCTCACGGCCGCGAGCTACGCGCTGCTCGGCGACACGGCCGCCGCATGGCGCTGCTGGCGCACGCAGGCGCGCCACTGGGACAGCCCGAACGCAGGCCCGGTGATGGCTGCCGGTGCCGGCAGCCTGAACGTGCAGCTCGGCGGCCCGGCCGTCTATCACGGCGAGATCGAGGATCGTCCCGCGCTCGGCACCGGCGCCGCGGCAACCGCCGTCCACATCGTCGCCGCACTGTCGCTCGTCACGCGCACGCTTGCCCTGTGGCTCGCGCTGCTGGTCGCGAGCGGCGCACTCGCCATGGCCACCCATCATGTCTGA